In a single window of the Bacillus mycoides genome:
- a CDS encoding ABC transporter ATP-binding protein — MIEILNVSKSYNGSTYAVKDLSLSVPSGEIFGFLGPNGAGKSTTIKMITGIHGVDKGTITINGKDIMKNPMEAKKTFGYVPDSPDMFLRLKGIEYLNFMADMYEVPKEVRQERIESLAKKFDLYNALSDQIQSYSHGMRQKIVIIGVLVHEPDVWILDEPLTGLDPKSAYILKEMMREHADKGKIVFFSTHVLEVAEKICDRVAIINKGNLQFKGNLNEMRDHFESNESLEKMFLEMTGNE, encoded by the coding sequence ATGATCGAAATTTTGAATGTGTCAAAAAGTTATAATGGATCTACCTATGCAGTAAAAGATTTAAGTTTATCTGTACCGAGCGGAGAAATCTTTGGGTTTTTAGGACCGAATGGTGCGGGTAAATCAACGACAATTAAGATGATTACTGGTATTCATGGGGTGGACAAAGGAACCATTACAATCAACGGTAAAGATATTATGAAAAATCCGATGGAAGCGAAGAAAACATTTGGCTATGTTCCAGATAGCCCGGATATGTTTTTACGATTAAAAGGGATTGAATATTTAAACTTTATGGCTGATATGTATGAAGTACCGAAGGAAGTAAGACAAGAACGAATAGAGTCATTAGCGAAGAAGTTTGATCTGTACAATGCTTTATCTGATCAAATTCAAAGTTATTCACACGGTATGAGACAAAAGATTGTTATTATCGGTGTGCTCGTACATGAACCAGATGTATGGATTTTAGATGAACCGTTAACAGGTCTTGATCCGAAATCTGCATATATTTTAAAAGAAATGATGAGAGAACATGCTGATAAAGGGAAGATTGTATTTTTCTCGACACACGTATTAGAAGTAGCTGAAAAAATATGTGACCGCGTCGCGATTATTAATAAGGGAAATCTTCAGTTTAAAGGGAATTTAAATGAAATGAGAGATCATTTTGAATCCAATGAATCACTTGAAAAAATGTTCTTGGAGATGACGGGCAATGAGTAA
- a CDS encoding putative ABC transporter permease subunit, translating to MSKIWTLTKVLLKLNYADFITDKKKRWAYLFSFAAILFVGFLIFGSMTHGIYEGMIHLGQDPGIVIAMGLAVASIWVFLMSIMNILTVFYYSNDVEMLLPLPLKPAQIISAKFFTVLITQYVMSSFILLPIFITYGLKSGAFITYYIYMIVIYLFFPIIPLVLASLIMTIIMRYTNIAKNKDRGSIFIGIVSILFIVGINVFMQWRNKSAVSGAGDSVANYLTNNQSSLFIQMTNYFPTTYFGAMGLVENASWKGILYVLIYILISIAFFGLFYYIAERTYLKGVIGLSTSTAKKEVISAEGLQKSTVQSSHLKAYVKKEFKTLFRTPQFFLNCIVQTFVMPIMLFFVLFVQDGNLKWITGYIDNPESAGFAIGVGLCASLFLMGSNVIATTSFSRDGSSWFVNRYLPVKASDIFFAKAITAWLINVVILGVFGITMAFVAGISPVFMILWFLLSANGLLLINLIGTRWDAQTADIHWDTEQKLFKSRYTTLWNFLANILIALVIVAGVSVLYFFLQVGLWIMFIVLFVMFTIVNYIFIKILKLGAERILSNIN from the coding sequence ATGAGTAAAATTTGGACGTTAACGAAAGTATTATTGAAATTAAATTATGCAGATTTCATAACAGATAAAAAGAAAAGATGGGCGTATTTATTTTCATTTGCAGCCATTTTATTTGTAGGTTTTTTAATATTCGGTTCGATGACCCATGGAATATATGAAGGAATGATACACCTCGGACAGGATCCAGGAATTGTTATTGCGATGGGATTAGCAGTTGCTAGTATATGGGTATTTTTGATGAGTATTATGAACATTTTAACAGTGTTTTACTATAGTAATGATGTTGAAATGTTGCTACCGTTACCGTTAAAACCAGCGCAAATTATTTCGGCAAAGTTCTTTACAGTGTTAATTACACAATACGTAATGAGCTCGTTTATTTTATTGCCTATCTTTATTACTTACGGTTTAAAGAGTGGGGCTTTCATTACATATTACATTTATATGATTGTCATTTACTTATTCTTCCCGATCATTCCGCTAGTTTTAGCTTCGTTAATTATGACAATTATTATGAGGTATACGAATATAGCGAAAAATAAAGATCGAGGAAGTATATTTATTGGAATCGTAAGTATACTATTTATCGTCGGAATCAATGTATTTATGCAATGGAGAAATAAAAGTGCAGTATCTGGAGCTGGAGATTCAGTTGCGAATTATCTTACAAATAATCAATCCTCCCTTTTTATACAAATGACAAATTATTTTCCGACTACATATTTTGGTGCAATGGGATTAGTAGAAAATGCATCGTGGAAGGGAATATTATACGTACTAATATATATTCTTATTTCTATCGCATTTTTCGGTTTGTTTTATTACATTGCAGAGCGTACATATTTAAAAGGGGTTATTGGACTTTCAACGAGTACAGCAAAGAAAGAGGTAATTTCAGCAGAAGGTTTACAGAAATCAACAGTACAAAGTTCTCATTTAAAAGCATATGTGAAAAAAGAATTTAAAACGTTATTCCGCACGCCACAATTTTTCTTAAATTGTATTGTGCAAACTTTCGTTATGCCAATTATGCTGTTCTTTGTTTTGTTTGTACAAGATGGAAATTTAAAATGGATTACAGGGTATATTGATAATCCAGAATCAGCAGGTTTCGCAATTGGTGTTGGCCTTTGTGCATCCTTATTTTTAATGGGGAGTAACGTTATTGCAACAACGTCATTCTCACGAGATGGAAGCTCTTGGTTTGTGAATCGCTACTTACCAGTAAAGGCTTCGGATATCTTTTTTGCGAAAGCGATAACGGCCTGGTTAATTAATGTAGTCATTTTAGGAGTATTCGGTATTACAATGGCATTTGTAGCAGGTATTTCGCCAGTCTTCATGATACTTTGGTTCTTACTAAGTGCGAACGGTTTATTGTTAATTAATTTAATCGGTACACGCTGGGATGCACAAACTGCAGATATTCATTGGGATACAGAACAGAAATTATTTAAAAGTCGATATACAACTTTGTGGAATTTTTTAGCTAATATTTTAATAGCTTTAGTTATTGTAGCGGGTGTAAGTGTATTATACTTCTTCCTTCAAGTAGGACTTTGGATTATGTTTATCGTTTTATTTGTAATGTTTACGATTGTAAATTATATCTTTATTAAAATTTTAAAATTAGGCGCTGAGCGTATATTGTCAAATATTAATTAA
- a CDS encoding SDR family oxidoreductase — protein MKKIAIVTGATRLNGIGAAVCKVLAQNGIDIFFTYWPRYDKAMPWGMNDQEPFLLKKEIESYGVRCEMAEINLSQSYSPNRVLYMVSERLGDPSILINNAAYSTPTKIEELDVEQLDKHYTVNVRAPMLLSSLFIKHFSLKTSGSIINLTSGQSLGPMPDELAYVATKGAIEAFTKSVAPVAMEKGITVNAVDPGPTNTGWITEELQHHLVWKFPQGRVGEPVDAARLIAFLVSEEAKWVTGQVIHSNGGYS, from the coding sequence GTGAAGAAAATAGCAATTGTAACAGGGGCAACTCGTCTGAATGGAATTGGTGCAGCTGTATGCAAGGTGCTTGCTCAAAATGGGATAGACATTTTTTTCACGTATTGGCCTCGGTATGATAAAGCGATGCCATGGGGAATGAATGATCAAGAGCCCTTTTTGTTGAAAAAGGAAATTGAAAGTTACGGCGTTCGATGTGAAATGGCAGAAATAAACTTATCGCAGTCTTATTCGCCTAATCGTGTATTGTATATGGTATCAGAACGTTTAGGGGATCCATCTATTCTTATTAATAATGCGGCGTATTCTACTCCTACGAAAATTGAAGAGTTAGATGTAGAACAGCTAGATAAACATTATACGGTTAATGTTCGTGCTCCTATGCTATTAAGTTCATTATTTATTAAACATTTTTCACTTAAAACGAGTGGAAGTATTATAAATCTTACTTCTGGGCAGTCATTAGGTCCGATGCCAGATGAACTAGCATACGTAGCAACGAAAGGAGCAATAGAAGCATTTACAAAGTCAGTTGCACCAGTTGCTATGGAGAAGGGGATTACAGTCAATGCTGTTGATCCAGGACCGACGAATACAGGATGGATTACAGAGGAATTACAGCATCATTTAGTATGGAAATTCCCGCAAGGAAGAGTTGGAGAACCGGTGGATGCGGCACGCTTAATTGCTTTTTTAGTAAGTGAAGAAGCGAAGTGGGTTACTGGGCAAGTCATTCATTCGAACGGTGGTTATTCATAA
- a CDS encoding winged helix-turn-helix transcriptional regulator, with protein MISSKEDDVNYPFLNKYSCPVEAIVEVIGGKWKGVILYHLLDGKKRFNELKRLKPNITQRMLTLQLRELEADGIVHREVYREVPPKVEYSLTELGESLRPIILLMMEWATNNMEQVLESRNNTK; from the coding sequence ATGATTAGTTCAAAAGAAGATGATGTAAATTATCCATTTTTAAATAAATATTCTTGTCCAGTAGAAGCTATCGTCGAGGTTATTGGCGGAAAATGGAAAGGTGTTATTCTTTATCATTTATTAGATGGTAAGAAACGATTTAATGAATTAAAAAGATTAAAACCTAATATCACCCAAAGAATGTTAACACTTCAACTTAGAGAACTTGAAGCAGATGGCATCGTACATCGGGAGGTATATCGTGAAGTACCTCCTAAAGTAGAATATTCGTTAACCGAACTAGGCGAGTCGCTACGTCCAATTATCCTTTTAATGATGGAATGGGCGACTAATAATATGGAGCAGGTTTTGGAAAGTAGAAATAACACTAAATAG
- a CDS encoding NAD(P)H-dependent oxidoreductase, which translates to MTNIKQNTKQKIIEAFNFRHACKEFDPMKKISEDDFKFILETGRLSPSSFGYEPWKFIVVQNKELREKLLPYSWGAGGQLSTASHFVIVLSRNIKDMHYDAEYIQHMMKDIIGLPEEAQQMRYEFFKKFQESDFKLLDSERAVFDWSSKQSYIALANMMTSAAQIGIDSCPMEGFDKEKVDSLLRQEGILKDDNLEVSVMVAFGYRKGEQKFNKTRQTMDTIVEWI; encoded by the coding sequence ATGACTAACATAAAACAAAATACAAAACAAAAAATTATTGAGGCTTTTAACTTTAGACATGCATGTAAAGAATTTGATCCTATGAAGAAAATTTCAGAAGATGATTTTAAATTTATTTTAGAAACAGGAAGATTATCTCCTTCTTCTTTTGGATATGAGCCTTGGAAATTTATTGTGGTACAAAATAAAGAATTAAGAGAAAAACTATTACCATATTCATGGGGAGCAGGTGGGCAACTTTCAACAGCAAGTCATTTTGTCATTGTTCTTTCAAGAAACATCAAAGATATGCACTATGATGCAGAATATATTCAGCACATGATGAAAGATATTATTGGATTGCCTGAAGAAGCCCAACAAATGAGATATGAATTCTTCAAAAAATTCCAAGAATCGGATTTTAAATTGTTAGACTCCGAACGTGCTGTATTTGATTGGTCATCAAAGCAATCTTATATTGCTTTAGCTAATATGATGACTAGTGCAGCTCAAATCGGTATTGATTCTTGTCCAATGGAAGGATTCGATAAAGAAAAAGTAGATTCTTTACTTCGTCAAGAAGGAATTTTAAAAGATGATAATCTTGAGGTATCAGTTATGGTTGCATTTGGATACCGTAAAGGAGAACAAAAATTTAATAAAACAAGACAAACTATGGATACTATTGTTGAATGGATTTAA
- a CDS encoding alkaline phosphatase — protein sequence MTTLRKKIMGLTLAGTVALFTLATGIIMNDNEVKAEVKKAGKQPKNVIFMVIDGTSSSATTLARWYKGSPLALDQIVSGGVRTYSAESAITDSAPAATALATGNKSNSGYVGVLPSVVNSPGLEPVKEECKFRPVANVLEGAKRSGRATGIIATSEIQHATPASFSAHHVNRKDFEVLGEQQVYQNIEVVLGGGKAALQPTTSNGIRKDNEDLVKVIQDKGYDFVETKDALLNSKSNKIWGSFSNTALAFDMDRRITNPKQPTLSQMTRKAIQTLSKDKDGFFLFVEGSKADWAAHANDPIGMISDVLAFDVAVTEALEFAKKDGNTMVIALADHGNSGISIGNSNTTKGYDTTPVSAYIAPLKKAKMTLEGATNKLKDDLSNIKEVAALYGLDDLTDNEKELLKAAQKKTDVGPILTKLLANRANIGFTTGGHTGEDVFLYSYGPQKPYGLVQNTDIAKIMAKAMGFQLGELSKKLFLDAETSFKQIGATVTIDKKDARNPVLVVKRNNTEAKLFVNKSIIYIGGKDYELGGIVVESNEKFYVPERALQLFTKHSR from the coding sequence ATGACTACTCTTCGAAAAAAAATAATGGGACTAACATTAGCGGGAACGGTAGCACTATTTACATTAGCAACAGGAATCATAATGAACGATAATGAGGTAAAAGCTGAGGTAAAAAAAGCAGGAAAGCAACCTAAAAATGTGATTTTCATGGTTATAGATGGGACAAGTTCTTCTGCTACAACATTAGCCCGGTGGTACAAAGGTTCACCTCTTGCGCTAGATCAAATTGTATCCGGAGGTGTTCGTACATACTCAGCAGAATCGGCTATTACGGACTCTGCACCAGCAGCCACAGCTTTAGCGACAGGAAATAAATCAAATTCAGGCTACGTGGGCGTATTACCTTCTGTTGTGAATTCACCTGGCTTAGAACCAGTGAAAGAAGAATGCAAGTTTCGTCCAGTTGCCAACGTCTTAGAAGGCGCAAAACGTTCCGGCCGCGCGACAGGAATCATTGCTACATCAGAAATTCAACATGCTACTCCGGCTAGTTTCTCTGCCCACCACGTTAACCGTAAAGATTTCGAAGTACTTGGTGAACAGCAAGTGTATCAAAATATAGAAGTTGTATTAGGTGGTGGAAAAGCAGCACTTCAGCCTACGACAAGCAACGGAATTCGTAAAGACAACGAAGATTTAGTAAAAGTGATTCAAGACAAAGGGTACGACTTTGTCGAAACAAAAGATGCGTTATTAAACTCCAAATCAAATAAAATCTGGGGTTCTTTCTCTAATACTGCCCTTGCGTTCGATATGGATCGTAGAATAACCAATCCTAAGCAGCCAACTCTTTCCCAGATGACGAGAAAAGCAATTCAAACATTATCAAAAGATAAAGATGGTTTCTTCTTATTTGTAGAAGGTAGTAAGGCAGATTGGGCAGCACATGCAAATGATCCAATCGGGATGATTAGCGATGTATTGGCATTTGATGTTGCAGTTACAGAAGCATTAGAATTTGCGAAGAAAGACGGTAACACTATGGTCATTGCTTTAGCGGATCATGGTAATAGCGGTATTTCCATTGGTAACAGCAATACCACAAAAGGCTATGATACTACACCAGTATCAGCTTACATTGCCCCACTGAAAAAGGCGAAAATGACACTTGAAGGTGCTACAAATAAACTAAAAGATGATTTATCTAATATAAAAGAGGTCGCTGCACTTTACGGTTTAGACGACCTAACTGATAATGAAAAAGAGCTGTTAAAAGCTGCACAAAAGAAAACTGATGTAGGTCCAATCCTTACTAAATTATTGGCCAACCGTGCGAACATCGGTTTTACAACTGGTGGTCATACGGGTGAAGATGTATTCTTATACTCTTACGGTCCTCAAAAGCCATACGGTTTAGTCCAAAATACAGACATTGCGAAAATAATGGCCAAAGCAATGGGCTTTCAATTAGGAGAATTATCTAAGAAATTATTCTTAGATGCTGAAACATCCTTTAAACAAATTGGTGCAACTGTAACGATTGACAAAAAAGATGCACGAAACCCGGTGCTTGTAGTAAAACGCAATAATACGGAGGCCAAATTGTTTGTTAATAAAAGCATTATATATATTGGTGGGAAAGATTATGAATTAGGAGGCATCGTTGTAGAAAGCAACGAGAAATTCTATGTACCTGAAAGAGCACTTCAACTATTCACAAAGCATTCTCGCTAA
- a CDS encoding pyruvate kinase, with protein MTIDRVCTIGPASNNEETLAQLINNGMKIVRLNLSHGTHESHKDIIRLVKSLDDSIKILGDVQGPKIRLGEMKEEQITLEAGELFTLHTNPVQGNKEEASVDYVGIANDVKVGSRILINDGEVELVVEKVSTDKIETRIKTGGNISSHKGVNLPGTIVGLPAITEKDKKDIQFLLEEEVDFIACSFVRKPSHIKEIRSFIHEHKETSPNLIAKIETMEAIENFQDICKEADGIMIARGDLGVELPYQFIPLLQKMMIRECNRTNTYVITATQMLQSMVDHSIPTRAEVTDVFQAVLDGTNAVMLSAESASGEHPIESVKTLRLVSEFAEHVKKDGPFAMKDVLELLHKSL; from the coding sequence ATGACAATTGATCGAGTTTGTACAATTGGGCCAGCGAGTAATAATGAAGAAACGTTAGCGCAGTTAATAAACAATGGTATGAAAATTGTTCGGTTAAATTTATCACATGGTACGCATGAAAGTCATAAAGACATCATTCGTTTAGTAAAATCGTTAGACGATTCTATTAAAATTCTAGGGGATGTACAAGGTCCTAAAATAAGATTGGGTGAAATGAAAGAAGAACAAATTACACTTGAAGCAGGGGAGTTATTTACTTTACATACCAATCCAGTTCAAGGGAATAAAGAAGAAGCAAGTGTTGATTATGTAGGGATCGCGAATGACGTGAAAGTTGGAAGTAGAATTCTTATTAATGATGGAGAAGTTGAATTAGTTGTTGAAAAGGTAAGTACGGACAAAATAGAAACGAGAATAAAAACAGGTGGCAATATTTCCTCTCATAAAGGGGTGAACTTACCAGGCACAATTGTTGGTTTGCCAGCTATTACGGAGAAAGATAAAAAAGATATTCAATTTCTTCTAGAAGAGGAAGTTGATTTTATTGCGTGTTCTTTCGTTCGAAAACCTAGTCATATAAAGGAAATACGAAGTTTTATACATGAACATAAAGAAACATCTCCTAATTTAATTGCAAAAATAGAAACGATGGAAGCAATCGAGAATTTTCAAGACATATGCAAAGAAGCGGATGGCATTATGATCGCAAGGGGAGATTTAGGTGTGGAATTGCCGTATCAATTTATTCCGCTTTTGCAAAAAATGATGATTCGTGAGTGCAATCGAACGAATACATATGTCATTACAGCGACACAAATGCTTCAATCTATGGTAGATCATTCTATTCCTACAAGAGCTGAGGTAACAGATGTATTTCAAGCTGTATTAGACGGAACGAATGCTGTTATGCTTTCTGCTGAAAGTGCGTCAGGAGAGCATCCAATCGAAAGTGTGAAAACGTTACGTCTCGTTTCTGAATTCGCTGAGCATGTAAAAAAAGACGGTCCTTTTGCGATGAAAGATGTATTGGAATTGCTGCATAAGTCTCTTTAG
- a CDS encoding DUF1292 domain-containing protein — MNMEAIEVGEIFSLTDENNEEQEVEVLGAMDVEGAEYIAVAFVEDIQTETEEDIDIFFLKIEEDNEFSYIENDEEFEKVSAAFEKIMDEQEQE; from the coding sequence ATGAATATGGAAGCAATTGAAGTAGGCGAAATTTTTAGTCTTACCGATGAGAATAATGAAGAACAGGAAGTTGAAGTGCTTGGAGCGATGGATGTCGAAGGTGCAGAATACATTGCGGTTGCCTTTGTAGAAGACATTCAAACAGAAACTGAGGAAGACATTGATATCTTCTTTTTAAAAATAGAAGAAGATAATGAATTCTCATACATAGAGAATGACGAGGAATTTGAAAAAGTATCTGCGGCGTTCGAGAAGATTATGGACGAGCAAGAACAAGAATAA
- a CDS encoding histidine--tRNA ligase, with translation MVEMKNVKGTKDYLPEEQVLRNKIKRACEDTFERYGCKPLETPTLNMYDLMSYKYGGGDEILKEIYTLKDQGKRDLALRYDLTIPFAKVVAMNPNIRLPFKRYEIGKVFRDGPIKQGRFREFIQCDVDIVGVESVMAEAELMSMAFELFRTLNLEVTIQYNNRKLLNGILQSINIPTELTSDVILSLDKIEKIGIDGVRKDVLDRGITVEMADTICNTVLSCLKLPIADFKDTFNNTLVADGVEELQQLQQYLLALGINENTIFNPFLARGLTMYTGTVYEIFLKDGTITSSIGSGGRYDNIIGAFRGDNMNYPTVGISFGLDVIYTALSQKETISSTADLFIIPLGTELQCLQIAQQLRSTTSLKVELELAGRKLKRALNYANKENIPYVLIIGEEELSTETVVLRNMKEGTEVKIPLSSLENNTFNNYI, from the coding sequence ATGGTGGAAATGAAAAATGTAAAAGGGACAAAAGACTATTTACCAGAGGAACAAGTACTACGAAATAAAATTAAAAGAGCTTGTGAAGATACGTTTGAACGTTATGGCTGTAAACCGTTAGAGACACCAACGTTAAATATGTATGATCTTATGTCTTACAAGTACGGTGGTGGCGATGAAATTTTAAAAGAAATATATACACTTAAGGATCAAGGAAAACGCGATCTTGCCTTACGTTATGATTTAACAATTCCATTCGCAAAAGTCGTGGCGATGAATCCGAACATCCGCCTACCCTTTAAACGCTATGAAATTGGGAAAGTATTTCGAGATGGGCCAATTAAACAAGGAAGATTCCGTGAGTTCATTCAATGTGACGTTGATATAGTCGGTGTAGAATCAGTCATGGCGGAAGCTGAACTCATGAGCATGGCGTTTGAGCTGTTCCGAACGTTAAACTTAGAAGTAACGATCCAATATAATAACCGAAAATTGTTAAACGGTATTCTCCAGTCTATTAACATCCCTACTGAACTAACGAGTGACGTAATTTTATCATTGGATAAAATCGAAAAGATTGGGATTGATGGTGTACGAAAAGATGTATTGGATCGCGGGATTACTGTAGAAATGGCCGATACAATATGTAATACTGTTTTATCTTGCCTAAAGCTCCCTATAGCCGACTTTAAAGACACTTTCAATAATACACTTGTCGCCGATGGAGTAGAGGAACTACAACAACTACAGCAATACTTACTCGCTCTCGGAATAAATGAAAATACGATATTCAATCCGTTTTTAGCAAGAGGACTCACAATGTATACAGGCACTGTGTATGAAATCTTTCTAAAAGATGGCACGATTACATCTAGCATCGGTAGCGGTGGTCGATACGATAATATTATCGGAGCATTCCGTGGTGATAATATGAACTATCCAACAGTCGGTATTTCATTCGGTTTAGACGTTATTTATACAGCACTATCACAGAAAGAAACCATATCATCTACAGCGGATTTATTTATCATCCCACTCGGGACAGAATTACAATGCTTACAAATTGCCCAGCAATTGCGCTCTACTACTTCTTTAAAAGTCGAACTTGAACTAGCCGGACGTAAATTGAAACGTGCCCTTAATTATGCAAATAAAGAAAATATCCCGTATGTGCTAATAATTGGTGAAGAGGAACTATCTACAGAAACAGTTGTATTGCGTAATATGAAGGAAGGTACTGAAGTGAAGATTCCCCTCTCTTCCTTGGAAAATAACACATTTAATAACTATATATAA
- the ybaK gene encoding Cys-tRNA(Pro) deacylase, with translation MKKDKTNAMRILEKEKIEYSMMSYDPDDGKIDGVSVAGKIGREVREVYKTLVAQGNSKDYHVFIIPVDEELNLKAAAKAVGEKKIEMIPVKDITKVSGYIRGGCSPVGMKKLFSTCIDESAQSLETIIVSGGKIGVQIELKVEDLMKVTRAQFGEITK, from the coding sequence ATGAAAAAAGATAAAACAAATGCGATGCGAATATTAGAAAAAGAAAAAATTGAATATTCGATGATGTCATATGATCCGGACGATGGGAAAATTGATGGCGTATCAGTTGCTGGGAAAATTGGTAGAGAAGTGAGAGAAGTATATAAAACACTTGTCGCTCAAGGGAATAGTAAGGATTATCATGTGTTCATTATCCCAGTAGATGAGGAACTAAATTTAAAAGCAGCCGCAAAGGCGGTCGGTGAAAAGAAGATAGAAATGATTCCTGTTAAAGATATTACGAAAGTTTCAGGGTATATTCGCGGTGGTTGTTCACCAGTAGGAATGAAGAAATTATTTTCTACATGTATTGATGAAAGTGCCCAATCACTTGAAACAATCATTGTAAGCGGCGGGAAAATCGGCGTGCAAATTGAGCTTAAAGTTGAAGATTTGATGAAAGTGACGAGAGCGCAGTTTGGTGAGATAACGAAATAA
- a CDS encoding DUF6141 family protein: MKQQEQVIFREVQRSPIWVWILILGISILMWYGFIQQIILDIPFGDKPAPNGVLIVMWLFFGIAFPVLMLGVLKLIIEVREKGLYVRFVPFHFQYKQYLFKNIHHYECITYSPLKRFGGWGIRFNLKNEKAYNMNGNKGIELKLQYNTVVIGTQKPDELKKALDSVQKV; encoded by the coding sequence ATGAAACAACAAGAACAAGTTATCTTTCGTGAGGTTCAGCGATCCCCAATTTGGGTATGGATACTCATATTAGGGATTTCCATACTGATGTGGTATGGATTTATTCAACAAATTATTCTTGATATCCCGTTTGGAGATAAACCAGCTCCTAATGGTGTATTAATTGTTATGTGGTTGTTTTTCGGGATTGCCTTTCCTGTATTAATGCTTGGAGTATTGAAACTGATCATTGAGGTCCGTGAAAAAGGTCTTTATGTTCGTTTTGTTCCTTTTCATTTTCAATATAAGCAGTACCTTTTCAAAAATATACATCATTATGAATGCATTACTTACAGTCCACTAAAACGATTTGGGGGATGGGGAATTCGTTTTAACCTTAAGAATGAAAAAGCCTATAACATGAATGGAAATAAAGGTATAGAGTTAAAGTTGCAATATAACACAGTAGTAATCGGCACTCAAAAACCAGACGAATTAAAAAAAGCACTGGACTCAGTACAAAAAGTATAA
- a CDS encoding 5'-methylthioadenosine/S-adenosylhomocysteine nucleosidase: MKKNTLKKCAALVTTVALSFSILAGCNAGPKQVEAKSNQKPILIQGPMPIEAEKFAKRLKNVKEEKSGTFTFYKGTVDNYPVIVAKTGKGMENTAAATAVAIEKYKPIAIINQGTSGGHDPNLNVFDIVLGKQVANIGSLKTTNMDENQGIEPAKWISMDLMASEGSAGEDPNAEKIRYYEGDKDLLAAANAVKDKYTKGKVVEGTIGSADVWNNEVDRIKWFHTKYGTSVEEMEGAAAAQIAKAYDVPFLGIRVLSNNKTNGGKYNPNTAAANQEYVYEVVKKYIDSIPNK; the protein is encoded by the coding sequence ATGAAGAAGAATACGTTGAAAAAATGTGCTGCCCTAGTAACTACTGTTGCATTGTCATTCTCAATACTTGCGGGATGTAATGCGGGTCCAAAACAAGTTGAGGCAAAAAGTAATCAAAAACCAATCTTAATTCAAGGTCCAATGCCAATAGAAGCTGAAAAATTTGCAAAAAGGTTAAAAAATGTGAAAGAAGAAAAATCTGGAACTTTTACCTTTTATAAAGGAACTGTAGACAATTATCCTGTAATCGTTGCGAAAACAGGTAAAGGAATGGAAAATACAGCAGCCGCTACAGCAGTGGCTATTGAAAAATATAAGCCTATAGCGATTATTAACCAAGGAACATCAGGTGGACATGATCCTAATTTAAACGTATTTGATATTGTTTTAGGAAAACAAGTCGCGAATATAGGGTCATTAAAAACAACAAATATGGATGAGAACCAAGGGATTGAACCGGCAAAATGGATATCTATGGACTTAATGGCTTCTGAAGGAAGTGCAGGAGAAGATCCAAATGCTGAGAAAATCCGATACTATGAGGGAGATAAGGATTTACTTGCAGCAGCTAATGCAGTGAAAGATAAATATACAAAAGGTAAAGTGGTGGAAGGTACTATAGGTTCAGCAGACGTTTGGAATAATGAAGTTGATAGAATTAAATGGTTCCATACAAAATACGGTACATCTGTAGAAGAAATGGAAGGTGCAGCAGCAGCGCAAATCGCAAAAGCTTATGACGTACCATTCTTAGGGATTCGCGTATTATCTAACAATAAAACAAACGGCGGAAAATACAACCCAAATACCGCAGCGGCAAATCAAGAATATGTATATGAAGTAGTTAAAAAGTATATAGATTCGATACCAAATAAATAG